In the Numida meleagris isolate 19003 breed g44 Domestic line chromosome 5, NumMel1.0, whole genome shotgun sequence genome, one interval contains:
- the LZTS2 gene encoding leucine zipper putative tumor suppressor 2 — MAIVQTLPVSIEATPEGAAQLRTAARSPLPTHSTMGSVGSLIASRPCHDHSCQPAGTGGPFRVQDALLRASPPDPLLHTLPPKKTCSAIAHSYANEVFHGDWLEAASPVSPCSDSDEVQDEQAPNGGIRGPPPKLVPISGKLEENVEKTLIRPMAFKPVVPKIRTAPGPANQGVRPGAAALSESQVSLTHLLGTTGADKPGSLSCRASSHSGTLSDSGRNSLSSLPTYSTGCSQHTEPGNLPATPHGHPEPPGGYRPPAGPSNSDSGRSSSSKSTGSLSGRGRPSSESGSCERSPLPGEEVLLVRELEDKLREREAELQQLRDSLDENEVAICQVYEEKQRRCEQELEGLRQRCAAQVRQAAQQAQRGQQVLQLQVLQLQQEKKQLQEDFAQLLQEREQLERRCASFQREHTELGPRLEETKWEVCQKSGEISLLKQQLKESQAELAQRGTELLVLRAQLREARAELQAGEQQARGLQEAARLKALELEVCANELQRRKSEADLFRAKAGRLEQEVAGLRDAARGRCPEPSEGCPEPGEEPRGMAGLRRQLERLRAEVALERRRGQEQRDAFEQERSTWQGEKERVIRYQKQLQYNYIQMYRRNRRLEQRLQHLRQQGEEPPTEPCETPGPDPSFEEITATEI, encoded by the exons ATGGCCATCGTGCAGACGCTGCCGGTTTCCATCGAGGCCACCCCTGAGGGGGCTGCCCAGCTCCGCACCGCTGCCCGTTCCCCCCTGCCCACTCACAGCACCATGGGCAGTGTGGGCAGCCTGATTGCCAGCCGGCCCTGCCATGACCACTCCTGCCAGCCTGCTGGTACGGGGGGTCCCTTCCGTGTCCAGGATGCGCTGCTGCGAGCCAGCCCCCCAGACCCCCTGCTCCACACTTTACCCCCCAAGAAGACGTGCTCAGCCATTGCCCATTCCTACGCCAACGAAGTTTTCCATGGGGACTGGCTGGAGGCTGCCTCTCCTGTCAGTCCCTGCAGCGATTCGGATGAGGTGCAGGATGAGCAAGCCCCAAATGGTGGCATCCGGGGGCCGCCCCCCAAACTTGTCCCCATCTCTGGCAAGCTGGAGGAG AATGTGGAGAAGACCCTGATCCGCCCCATGGCATTCAAGCCGGTGGTACCCAAAATCAGGACTGCTCCAGGGCCGGCCAACCAAGGGGTGCGTCCAGGGGCTGCGGCACTGTCGGAGAGCCAGGTGAGCCTCACCCACCTGCTGGGGACCACTGGGGCCGATAAGCCTGGCTCACTGAGCTGCCGCGCCAGCAGCCACTCAGGCACACTCTCAGACTCGGGGCGCAACTCCCTGTCCAGCCTGCCCACCTACAGCACGGGCTGCAGCCAGCATACTGAGCCTGGTAACCTCCCAGCCACCCCTCATGGCCACCCTGAGCCCCCAGGTGGATACCGTCCACCAGCCGGCCCCTCCAACTCGGACAGTGGGCGCTCGTCCTCCAGCAAGAGCACGGGCTCGCTGAGTGGCCGGGGCCGGCCCTCCTCTGAGAGTGGCTCCTGCGAACGCTCGCCACTGCCTGGTGAGGAAGTCCTGCTGGTGCGTGAGCTGGAGGACAAGCTGCGGGAgagggaggcagagctgcagcagctgcgaGACAGCCTGGATGAGAATGAGGTGGCCATCTGCCAG GTGTACGAAGAGAAGCAGCGTCGCTGcgagcaggagctggagggtTTGCGGCAGCGTTGCGCGGCCCAGGTGCGGCAGGCGGCCCAGCAGGCGCAGCGTGGGCAGCAggtcctgcagctccaggtgctgcagctgcagcaggagaagaagcagctgcaggaggactttgctcagctgctgcaggagcggGAGCAGCTGGAGCGCCGCTGCGCATCCTTCCAGCGGGAGCACACAGAGCTGGGGCCACGGCTGGAGGAGACCAAGTGGGag GTGTGCCAGAAGTCGGGTGAGATCTcgctgctgaagcagcagctgaaggagtcGCAGGCAGAGCTGGCGCAGCGCGGCACGGAGCTGCTGGTACTGCGAGCACAGCTGCGCGAGGCGCGGGCcgagctgcaggcaggggagcagcaggcacgagggctgcaggaggctgccCGGCTGAAGGcgctggagctggaggtgtgCGCCAATGAATTGCAGCGACGCAAGAGCGAGGCCGACCTGTTCCGCGCCAAAGCGGGCCggctggagcaggaggtggcCGGGCTGCGGGATGCCGCCCGCGGACGCTGCCCTGAGCCCAGCGAGGGCTGCCCCGAGCCCGGAGAGGAGCCACGGGGCATGGCGGGTCTGCGGCGGCAGCTGGAGCGGCTGCGGGCGGAGGTGGCCCTGGAGCGGCGGCGTGGGCAGGAGCAGCGGGACGCCTTCGAGCAGGAGCGCAGTACGtggcagggagagaaggagagggtGATCCGCtaccagaagcagctgcagtacAACTACATCCAGATGTACCGCCGCAACCGGCGCCTCGAGCAGCGGCTGCAACACCTCcggcagcagggagaagagccCCCGACAGAGCCCTGTGAGACCCCCGGCCCCGATCCGTCCTTTGAGGAGATCACGGCCACCGAGATCTGA